Proteins from a single region of Theileria parva strain Muguga chromosome 1, complete sequence, whole genome shotgun sequence:
- a CDS encoding RNA recognition motif family protein (or RNP domain; RBD; RRM), producing the protein MIHVIMRLILLRCVIITSSSTFVINTSFKEPRNRHINPLNIQFKTQYGKRPHGTSSIKRYGGTYVQELTRERCKLYKSKVLRDARMLFVTNLDVEITPDALDNFFQYIYGPLTSKTRLVLDETTGRHKGYGYVKFSTPDIATRTLLTLNGTRLGDKHVHFSEVLYELTDDWNKKKKAKEQVRKFSGKDSYRVAFTTD; encoded by the exons ATGATACATGTGATTATGAGATTAATTCTACTAAGATGCGTAATAATCACAAGTTCCAGCACTTTCGTAATCAACACCTCTTtcaag GAACCGAGGAATCGTCATATAAATCCGTTAAATATCCAATTTAAAACGCAGTATGGTAAGAGGCCGCATGGAACAAGCTCAATTAAGAGGTATGGAGGTACTTATGTCCAGGAATTAACAAGAGAAAGGTGTAAGCTATACAAGAGTAAAGTTCTAAGAGATGCCAGGATGTTATTTGTCACAAACCTTGACGTAGAAATCACTCCAGACGCCCTCGATAACTTTTTTCAGTATATTTACGGACCTTTAACTAGTAAAACGAGACTAGTTTTAGATGAAACCACAG GACGTCACAAAGGGTATGGATACGTGAAGTTTTCAACACCGGATATCGCAACAAGGACACTGTTAACACTTAATGGCACAAGATTAGGTGACAAACACGTTCATTTCAGTGAGGTGTTATATGAACTTACTGATGACTGGAATAAGAAGAAAAAAGCTAAAGAACAAGTTCGCAAATTCAGCGGCAAAGATAGTTACAGAGTAGCCTTTACAACCGATTAA
- the Trit1 gene encoding tRNA dimethylallyltransferase, which produces MLWILSVYGTHFNKYLIYGMESDDKVSGGFNCSRKLVIIVGPTASGKTKFSVDFCKKLKDFNINSEIINSDSMQVYKGFNIGTAKPSEDELSLIPHHLLNFVDPTEDYNVSMFVKDCSHLINVLFSENKLPVIVGGTNLYIEALLWPSVMDSNHNNSESLEEYFDELDTRTLYNLLTEIDPERAKQLHQNDRKRILRSLDIYHSQGITHTNLIKLRKDQKHKEGIRYDPLVLILKSDPEIHRLRIKERVQSMLKSGILRECKELLHLKESNQDLNTKKGIFQSIAYKELIPLINYSGFNDPSEELLDKCATVLESKTWQYSQRQRTWINNRLLKSGLKTHIINTSDVELWNKLVMEGVEITIKHLKC; this is translated from the exons ATGTTGTGGATTCTATCTGTTTATGgcacacattttaataaatatttaatttatggTATGGAAAGTGATGATAAAGTTTCTGGCGGTTTTAATTGTAGTAGAAAACTTGTGATTATTGTCGGACCGACCGCCAGTGGCAAAACCAAGTTTAGCGTCgatttttgtaaaaaattaaaggatTTTAACATAAATTCTGAGATAATTAACTCAGACTCAATGCAA GTTTATAAAGGGTTTAATATTGGAACTGCTAAACCTTCTGAAGATGAATTAAGCTTGATACCTCATCACCTGTTAAATTTCGTTGATCCTACTGAAGATTATAACGTTTCTATGTTCGTTAAGGACTGTTCTCACTTG ataaatgTTCTCTTTTCTGAGAATAAGTTACCTGTAATTGTTGGAGGCactaatttatacattGAAGCACTCTTATGGCCATCTGTCATGGACTCTAACCACAACA aTTCTGAGAGTTTGGAAGAGTATTTTGATGAACTTGACACTCGGAcactttataatttattgacTGAAATTGACCCTGAAAGAGCCAAACAATTACATCAAAACGACCGTAAAAGGATATTACGAAGTTTAGATATTTATCACTCACAAGGTATTACTCACACTAACCTCATTAAACTCCGTAAAGACCAAAAACATAAAGAGGGAATTAG ATATGATCCGCTggtgttaattttaaaatctgaTCCTGAGATTCACAGACTAAGGATTAAAGAAAGAGTTCAATCTATGCTCAAG TCTGGTATCCTAAGAGAGTGTAAAGAACTACTTCATCTAAAAG AGTCTAACCAGGACTTAAATACTAAGAAAGGAATTTTTCAAAGCATCG CATATAAGGAACTGATAcctttaataaattattctgGATTCAATGATCCTTCTGAAGAACTGCTGGACAAGTGTGCTACTGTCCTGGAGTCTAAAACTTGGCAATATTCACAAAGACAAAGGACCTGGATCAACAACAGACTACTCAAAAGTGGTCTTAAAACTCATATAATCAATACCAGcg ACGTGGAATTATGGAATAAACTTGTAATGGAAGGTGTAGAAATTACGATTAAACATCTTAAGTGTTAA